A portion of the Carya illinoinensis cultivar Pawnee chromosome 11, C.illinoinensisPawnee_v1, whole genome shotgun sequence genome contains these proteins:
- the LOC122280755 gene encoding WD repeat-containing protein 74-like isoform X3, with amino-acid sequence MVSNVDDAGLLRPEEDAVVGLHLFATQKSESTSRSCALLSCTTKGNTSMRSIQVPDSPEVSASIGSSRTWSVCASGNISCSKVDGSENYALFGGKGVEVNVWDLENCAKIWTAKSPPKNSLGIFTPTWFTAATFLSKDDHRKIVAGTNSHQVHLYDISAQRRPVISFDFRETPIKAVAEDLNGYTVYIGNGSGDLASVDMRTGKLLGCFLGKCSGSIRSIARHPDFPVIASCGLDSYVRFWDVKTRQLLSAVFLKQHLTNVVFDSNFDGEGFKPSVADPSLDAEQIASETEIRDKEETLPVKRKKALKKDEASKTKKATNENEASKEVSIENGLNKKVSIENKSSKMPKSKKRSKRSKHEVLDDAS; translated from the exons ATGGTTTCAAATGTTGACGATGCTGGTCTTCTTCGACCTGAAGAGGATGCTGTTGTTGGTTTGCATTTATTTGCCACACAGAAATCAGAGTCGACATCCAG GTCTTGCGCTTTGCTTTCTTGTACAACAAAAGGAAACACAAGTATGAGGTCAATTCAAGTTCCTGATTCACCCGAAGTTTCTGCATCTATTGGTTCTTCGAGAACTTGGAGTGTTTGTGCTTCTGGCAATATTTCATGTTCTAAAGTGGATGGTAGTGAAAATTATGCTTTATTTGGTGG GAAGGGTGTTGAAGTTAATGTGTGGGATCTCGAAAACTGTGCTAAGATCTGGACTGCTAAATCA CCTCCTAAGAACAGTCTTGGTATTTTTACCCCAACTTGGTTTACAGCTGCAACATTCCTGAGTAAGGATGACCACCGTAAAATAGTGGCTGGCACCAACAGCCATCAG GTTCACCTCTATGATATCTCTGCTCAGCGAAGACCCGTTATCTCATTTGATTTCAGGGAGACTCCCATCAAAGCAGTAGCCGAAGATTTAAATGGTTATACAGTCTATATAGGGAATGGGTCTGGTGACCTTGCTTCTGTTGACATGCGAACAG GCAAATTGTTGGGGTGCTTTTTGGGCAAATGTTCTGGAAGCATCAGATCTATAGCCAGGCACCCGGACTTTCCAGTGATAGCATCATGTG GACTTGACAGTTATGTACGCTTTTGGGATGTAAAGACAAGACAACTTCTTTCTGCG GTTTTCCTGAAGCAGCATCTTACCAATGTTGTCTTCGATTCCAATTTTGATGGCGAAG GATTTAAACCTTCTGTGGCAGATCCATCTCTAGATGCCGAACAAATTGCAAGTGAGACTGAAATTAGAGATAAGGAAGAAACATTGCctgtgaaaagaaagaaggctttaaaaaaagatgaagCGAGCAAGACGAAAAAGGCAACAAATGAAAACGAAGCAAGCAAGGAGGTATCCATAGAAAACGGACTCAATAAGAAGGTATCCATAGAAAACAAGAGCAGCAAGATGCCAAAATCCaagaaaagaagcaaaagaTCAAAACACGAGGTTCTTGACGATGCATCATGA
- the LOC122280755 gene encoding WD repeat-containing protein DDB_G0290555-like isoform X1 yields the protein MPRTTTLECPGCPSLRAVTFDALGLIKVIEAHGKQGAVPKVVERWGEPDSSKCVVAASIIDRKMDPLLAVARKTGMIEVLSPINGDLRFMVSNVDDAGLLRPEEDAVVGLHLFATQKSESTSRSCALLSCTTKGNTSMRSIQVPDSPEVSASIGSSRTWSVCASGNISCSKVDGSENYALFGGKGVEVNVWDLENCAKIWTAKSPPKNSLGIFTPTWFTAATFLSKDDHRKIVAGTNSHQVHLYDISAQRRPVISFDFRETPIKAVAEDLNGYTVYIGNGSGDLASVDMRTGKLLGCFLGKCSGSIRSIARHPDFPVIASCGLDSYVRFWDVKTRQLLSAVFLKQHLTNVVFDSNFDGEGFKPSVADPSLDAEQIASETEIRDKEETLPVKRKKALKKDEASKTKKATNENEASKEVSIENGLNKKVSIENKSSKMPKSKKRSKRSKHEVLDDAS from the exons ATGCCTCGTACGACCACATTAGAATGCCCTGGTTGCCCTTCTCTTCGAGCAGTAACCTTCGACGCGCTTGGTCTCATCAAAG TTATCGAAGCCCATGGCAAGCAAGGAGCGGTTCCTAAGGTGGTTGAGAGGTGGGGTGAACCGGACTCCTCGAAATGTGTGGTCGCCGCTTCTATCATTGACCGTAAAATGGATCCG TTATTAGCAGTGGCAAGAAAAACTGGTATG ATTGAAGTTCTAAGCCCGATTAATGGGGATCTTCGTTTCATGGTTTCAAATGTTGACGATGCTGGTCTTCTTCGACCTGAAGAGGATGCTGTTGTTGGTTTGCATTTATTTGCCACACAGAAATCAGAGTCGACATCCAG GTCTTGCGCTTTGCTTTCTTGTACAACAAAAGGAAACACAAGTATGAGGTCAATTCAAGTTCCTGATTCACCCGAAGTTTCTGCATCTATTGGTTCTTCGAGAACTTGGAGTGTTTGTGCTTCTGGCAATATTTCATGTTCTAAAGTGGATGGTAGTGAAAATTATGCTTTATTTGGTGG GAAGGGTGTTGAAGTTAATGTGTGGGATCTCGAAAACTGTGCTAAGATCTGGACTGCTAAATCA CCTCCTAAGAACAGTCTTGGTATTTTTACCCCAACTTGGTTTACAGCTGCAACATTCCTGAGTAAGGATGACCACCGTAAAATAGTGGCTGGCACCAACAGCCATCAG GTTCACCTCTATGATATCTCTGCTCAGCGAAGACCCGTTATCTCATTTGATTTCAGGGAGACTCCCATCAAAGCAGTAGCCGAAGATTTAAATGGTTATACAGTCTATATAGGGAATGGGTCTGGTGACCTTGCTTCTGTTGACATGCGAACAG GCAAATTGTTGGGGTGCTTTTTGGGCAAATGTTCTGGAAGCATCAGATCTATAGCCAGGCACCCGGACTTTCCAGTGATAGCATCATGTG GACTTGACAGTTATGTACGCTTTTGGGATGTAAAGACAAGACAACTTCTTTCTGCG GTTTTCCTGAAGCAGCATCTTACCAATGTTGTCTTCGATTCCAATTTTGATGGCGAAG GATTTAAACCTTCTGTGGCAGATCCATCTCTAGATGCCGAACAAATTGCAAGTGAGACTGAAATTAGAGATAAGGAAGAAACATTGCctgtgaaaagaaagaaggctttaaaaaaagatgaagCGAGCAAGACGAAAAAGGCAACAAATGAAAACGAAGCAAGCAAGGAGGTATCCATAGAAAACGGACTCAATAAGAAGGTATCCATAGAAAACAAGAGCAGCAAGATGCCAAAATCCaagaaaagaagcaaaagaTCAAAACACGAGGTTCTTGACGATGCATCATGA
- the LOC122280755 gene encoding WD repeat-containing protein 74-like isoform X2, with protein MIEVLSPINGDLRFMVSNVDDAGLLRPEEDAVVGLHLFATQKSESTSRSCALLSCTTKGNTSMRSIQVPDSPEVSASIGSSRTWSVCASGNISCSKVDGSENYALFGGKGVEVNVWDLENCAKIWTAKSPPKNSLGIFTPTWFTAATFLSKDDHRKIVAGTNSHQVHLYDISAQRRPVISFDFRETPIKAVAEDLNGYTVYIGNGSGDLASVDMRTGKLLGCFLGKCSGSIRSIARHPDFPVIASCGLDSYVRFWDVKTRQLLSAVFLKQHLTNVVFDSNFDGEGFKPSVADPSLDAEQIASETEIRDKEETLPVKRKKALKKDEASKTKKATNENEASKEVSIENGLNKKVSIENKSSKMPKSKKRSKRSKHEVLDDAS; from the exons ATG ATTGAAGTTCTAAGCCCGATTAATGGGGATCTTCGTTTCATGGTTTCAAATGTTGACGATGCTGGTCTTCTTCGACCTGAAGAGGATGCTGTTGTTGGTTTGCATTTATTTGCCACACAGAAATCAGAGTCGACATCCAG GTCTTGCGCTTTGCTTTCTTGTACAACAAAAGGAAACACAAGTATGAGGTCAATTCAAGTTCCTGATTCACCCGAAGTTTCTGCATCTATTGGTTCTTCGAGAACTTGGAGTGTTTGTGCTTCTGGCAATATTTCATGTTCTAAAGTGGATGGTAGTGAAAATTATGCTTTATTTGGTGG GAAGGGTGTTGAAGTTAATGTGTGGGATCTCGAAAACTGTGCTAAGATCTGGACTGCTAAATCA CCTCCTAAGAACAGTCTTGGTATTTTTACCCCAACTTGGTTTACAGCTGCAACATTCCTGAGTAAGGATGACCACCGTAAAATAGTGGCTGGCACCAACAGCCATCAG GTTCACCTCTATGATATCTCTGCTCAGCGAAGACCCGTTATCTCATTTGATTTCAGGGAGACTCCCATCAAAGCAGTAGCCGAAGATTTAAATGGTTATACAGTCTATATAGGGAATGGGTCTGGTGACCTTGCTTCTGTTGACATGCGAACAG GCAAATTGTTGGGGTGCTTTTTGGGCAAATGTTCTGGAAGCATCAGATCTATAGCCAGGCACCCGGACTTTCCAGTGATAGCATCATGTG GACTTGACAGTTATGTACGCTTTTGGGATGTAAAGACAAGACAACTTCTTTCTGCG GTTTTCCTGAAGCAGCATCTTACCAATGTTGTCTTCGATTCCAATTTTGATGGCGAAG GATTTAAACCTTCTGTGGCAGATCCATCTCTAGATGCCGAACAAATTGCAAGTGAGACTGAAATTAGAGATAAGGAAGAAACATTGCctgtgaaaagaaagaaggctttaaaaaaagatgaagCGAGCAAGACGAAAAAGGCAACAAATGAAAACGAAGCAAGCAAGGAGGTATCCATAGAAAACGGACTCAATAAGAAGGTATCCATAGAAAACAAGAGCAGCAAGATGCCAAAATCCaagaaaagaagcaaaagaTCAAAACACGAGGTTCTTGACGATGCATCATGA